One part of the Populus alba chromosome 18, ASM523922v2, whole genome shotgun sequence genome encodes these proteins:
- the LOC118034233 gene encoding uncharacterized protein, which produces MPHPTTVINPKIPSTPEIICSCLIFQPLQIFFINKQIFIFIFALLALPLSLLFFSRSLAFHPIQSQILHLEFIAALSPTRFEARHVWKESRETAIALIHCNFLYFVPSFTLSLLAAVFSVVSAESGFHRNPIGVKSVLNGVKSTWRRTLVTSIFVYVILFCYSSVPRTLWSLTGGGVFGSGFVIWVVGSAVEIYLMAVLGMSLVVSVLEERFGWDAIFIGSDLMEGKRVCGWVLSGLMGLVTGLIGWKMEGLKMDSGDLAKKTRWTAVMSLKGWEALGLAVLYGAVMVWGYVVATVFYCECRKQHVVWEVEGGSVDV; this is translated from the coding sequence atgccacaTCCAACAACAGTCATCAATCCAAAGATTCCTTCAACTCCAGAAATCATATGTTCTTGTTTGATCTTTCAACCCCTCCAGATTTTCTTTATAAACAAACAgatcttcattttcatttttgccCTCCTTGccctccccctctctctcctcttcttctctcgCTCCCTCGCTTTTCATCCCATCCAATCTCAAATCCTCCACCTCGAATTCATCGCGGCTCTCTCACCCACCCGTTTCGAAGCCCGCCACGTCTGGAAAGAGTCTCGCGAAACCGCTATCGCCCTCATCCACTGCAATTTCCTCTACTTCGTGCCCTCTTTCACTCTCTCCCTCCTCGCCGCCGTCTTCTCCGTCGTCTCTGCCGAATCGGGGTTTCACAGAAACCCCATTGGCGTAAAGTCCGTTCTTAACGGTGTCAAGTCCACGTGGCGAAGGACGTTAGTTACTTCGATTTTTGTTTATGTCATCCTGTTCTGTTATTCCAGCGTGCCTCGTACTCTATGGTCCTTAACTGGAGGAGGTGTTTTCGGGTCGGGTTTTGTTATTTGGGTTGTCGGGTCGGCTGTTGAGATTTATTTGATGGCGGTTTTGGGGATGAGTTTGGTGGTTTCGGTTTTGGAAGAGAGGTTTGGGTGGGATGCAATATTTATCGGGTCAGATTTGATGGAGGGGAAGCGGGTTTGTGGGTGGGTGTTATCGGGTCTGATGGGTTTGGTTACGGGTTTGATTGGGTGGAAAATGGAGGGGTTGAAGATGGACAGTGGGGATTTGGCGAAGAAAACAAGATGGACGGCCGTGATGTCGTTGAAAGGGTGGGAGGCGTTAGGGTTGGCAGTTTTGTACGGGGCAGTAATGGTCTGGGGTTATGTTGTGGCCACCGTGTTTTACTGTGAGTGCAGAAAACAGCATGTCGTCTGGGAAGTAGAGGGTGGGAGTGTTGATGTTTGA